Proteins from a genomic interval of Campylobacter concisus:
- the hsrA gene encoding homeostatic response regulator transcription factor HsrA, with protein sequence MRILIVEDEVTLNKTIAEGLQEFGYQTDSSENFKDAEYYIGIRNYDLVLTDWMLQDGDGIDLINIIKHKSPRTSVVVLSAKDDKESEIKALRAGADDYIKKPFDFDILVARLEARLRFGGTNIIKIDELIINPDEEKITYLGRDIELKGKPFEVLTHLARHSDQIVSKEQLLDAIWEEPELVTPNVIEVAINQIRQKMDKPLNISTIETVRRRGYRFCFPKKA encoded by the coding sequence ATGCGTATTTTAATAGTTGAAGATGAAGTGACGCTAAATAAGACGATTGCTGAGGGCTTGCAAGAGTTTGGCTATCAAACTGATAGCTCTGAAAATTTTAAAGATGCCGAGTACTATATAGGCATCAGAAACTACGATCTAGTTTTGACTGATTGGATGCTTCAAGATGGCGATGGCATAGATCTTATAAACATCATCAAACATAAATCTCCACGCACTTCAGTTGTAGTTCTTTCTGCAAAAGATGACAAAGAAAGCGAAATAAAAGCACTTAGAGCTGGTGCTGATGACTATATCAAAAAGCCATTTGATTTTGATATCCTAGTAGCTAGACTTGAAGCAAGACTACGCTTTGGTGGCACAAATATTATAAAAATCGATGAGCTCATCATCAATCCAGATGAGGAGAAGATCACATATTTAGGTCGTGATATTGAGCTTAAGGGCAAACCTTTTGAAGTCCTAACTCATCTTGCAAGACACTCAGATCAGATAGTATCTAAAGAGCAACTACTTGATGCTATCTGGGAAGAGCCAGAGCTTGTAACTCCAAACGTCATTGAAGTCGCTATCAACCAAATCCGCCAAAAAATGGATAAACCACTAAATATTTCAACAATTGAAACTGTTAGAAGACGCGGATATAGATTTTGTTTTCCCAAAAAAGCCTAA
- a CDS encoding dihydroneopterin aldolase, which yields MKSEMTTIIKDYKFETIIGMLDFERVAKQEVQMNLEICSTSFIDYVLIIDFVKNFYNERQFQSVEESLEETSKALKEKFSSLTSLKMEILKTEILPNAVVGAKINTIF from the coding sequence ATGAAAAGCGAGATGACGACGATCATTAAAGATTATAAATTTGAAACGATCATCGGAATGCTTGATTTTGAGCGAGTCGCTAAGCAAGAGGTGCAAATGAATCTAGAAATTTGCTCAACTAGCTTTATTGATTATGTTTTAATTATTGACTTTGTTAAAAATTTTTATAATGAAAGACAGTTTCAAAGCGTTGAAGAGTCTCTTGAAGAAACCAGCAAAGCATTAAAAGAGAAATTTAGCTCACTAACTAGCCTTAAAATGGAAATTTTAAAAACAGAAATTTTGCCAAATGCAGTTGTTGGAGCAAAAATAAACACTATTTTTTAA
- a CDS encoding sensor histidine kinase: protein MLIVVISVMLYHYIRVTVFQSVVNELNYQAEAYKKNPQNFNPLNSKTFTIENPNKTLVTIKTDEPQDKETYIVTQKSKDQSKTILITKLDESSYLSLEKDTTLQAHIVEEIFIDIIIVNVSAILLVLFYALFLSRMLLIPIKILSHKLTNLDEKFLHEIDIKSLPDEFLPLGQSINRLISRIQTFVLYQKELFVGVAHELKTPLAVMKTKNEVTLLKPRESEKYIEALKSNNEAINGMNAMISSVLEIGRQEGAQFEEPVNTDVIGFLKKLAKNYEILAKNDEKNIKLDLKPEILNLKIQTSLLTHIVQNFVQNAIKFSPKNSTIKISSKLIKNKFIVEVIDEGIGIDESKDLFAPFKRYGDKGGAGLGLFLAKGAAQALGGEVDIKNRNDRSGAVASLVLNIKG, encoded by the coding sequence ATGCTAATTGTAGTTATTTCGGTAATGCTTTATCACTATATAAGGGTTACCGTTTTTCAAAGTGTAGTTAATGAGCTAAACTATCAAGCAGAAGCTTATAAAAAAAATCCTCAGAATTTCAATCCTTTAAATTCAAAAACATTTACGATAGAAAATCCAAATAAAACTCTAGTAACGATAAAAACAGACGAGCCACAAGATAAAGAAACATATATCGTAACGCAAAAATCAAAGGATCAAAGTAAAACTATCTTAATAACAAAACTCGATGAAAGCAGTTATTTAAGCCTAGAAAAAGATACTACTCTTCAAGCTCATATAGTAGAAGAAATTTTTATAGATATTATAATCGTAAATGTGTCAGCGATACTTTTGGTGCTTTTTTATGCACTATTTTTATCAAGAATGCTTTTAATACCTATAAAAATTTTGAGTCACAAACTTACAAATTTAGACGAAAAATTTCTTCATGAGATAGATATAAAGAGCCTACCAGATGAATTTTTACCACTTGGACAGAGTATAAATAGGCTAATCTCTCGAATCCAAACATTTGTCTTATACCAAAAAGAACTTTTTGTAGGCGTGGCACATGAGTTAAAAACACCGTTGGCTGTAATGAAAACAAAAAATGAAGTTACGCTTTTAAAGCCACGCGAGAGTGAAAAATATATCGAGGCTCTAAAATCAAATAATGAAGCTATAAACGGCATGAACGCAATGATAAGTTCTGTGCTTGAGATCGGTCGCCAAGAGGGGGCTCAGTTTGAAGAGCCAGTAAATACCGATGTCATAGGATTTTTAAAAAAACTTGCTAAAAACTATGAGATACTTGCAAAAAATGATGAAAAAAATATAAAACTAGACCTAAAACCAGAAATTTTAAATCTAAAAATACAAACTAGCTTACTAACCCACATTGTGCAAAATTTTGTTCAAAATGCCATTAAATTTTCACCAAAAAATAGCACCATTAAGATTAGCTCTAAGCTCATAAAAAATAAATTTATCGTCGAAGTAATAGATGAAGGAATAGGCATAGATGAGAGTAAAGATTTATTTGCTCCATTTAAAAGATACGGCGACAAAGGTGGTGCTGGGCTTGGGTTGTTTCTAGCTAAAGGTGCAGCGCAGGCTCTTGGTGGCGAAGTAGATATTAAAAATAGAAACGATAGAAGCGGTGCAGTCGCAAGCCTAGTTTTAAATATAAAAGGATAA
- the trpA gene encoding tryptophan synthase subunit alpha — translation MDKVRSAFSGKKANIGYIVAGYPSLEKTKEFLENLDESTLDLVEIGIPYSDPLADGKLIAQASFETVQNGVNTDVVFDMLESCKVKVTKPLVFLVYFNIIFAYGVDKFLKRSVEAGVSGFIVPDLPCEECEEFALKCKELNLSLIPLISVTSGGRADGILKFGSGFIYALGAIGVSGSKRADEDRIKNLVLELKKKSDLPVAVGFGIKNKDDVNEVKKYADGAIIGTQIVKLCADFSGEKLVKEIDKLF, via the coding sequence ATGGATAAGGTTAGAAGCGCATTTAGTGGCAAAAAAGCAAACATCGGCTACATCGTGGCTGGATATCCAAGCCTAGAAAAAACGAAGGAATTTTTAGAAAATTTAGATGAGAGCACGCTTGATCTAGTCGAGATCGGCATCCCTTACTCTGACCCGCTGGCTGACGGAAAACTCATCGCGCAAGCTAGTTTTGAGACGGTGCAAAACGGCGTAAATACGGACGTTGTCTTTGATATGCTTGAGAGTTGCAAGGTAAAAGTGACAAAACCACTTGTTTTTCTGGTTTATTTTAATATCATCTTTGCTTACGGCGTTGATAAATTTCTAAAAAGATCAGTTGAGGCTGGAGTTAGCGGCTTTATCGTGCCGGATCTGCCTTGCGAGGAGTGCGAGGAATTTGCTCTAAAATGCAAAGAGTTAAATTTAAGTCTGATACCACTTATTAGTGTCACTTCTGGGGGCAGGGCAGATGGAATTTTAAAATTTGGCTCAGGATTTATTTACGCTCTTGGTGCGATTGGCGTTAGCGGTTCAAAAAGGGCTGATGAAGATAGGATAAAAAATTTGGTCCTAGAGCTTAAAAAAAAGAGCGATTTGCCAGTGGCTGTGGGCTTTGGTATAAAAAACAAAGATGATGTTAATGAAGTAAAAAAATATGCTGACGGAGCAATCATAGGCACGCAAATAGTTAAGCTTTGTGCCGATTTTAGCGGTGAAAAGCTAGTAAAAGAGATAGATAAACTCTTTTAA
- a CDS encoding pilus assembly protein PilZ, with translation MDFKGRQELVINCEDSILKLRDKFIDDGIKFCRQLTFIVPHDQVKICLENIFDTLLIQKPNATQLQDDLNNLIPKSNARDELINFLLLNLTLNFSHSCDNSTFVGYFVNAVSRIKEILCGAKDQQETNVKDMIETGTFFYEDPINTFTRMKKAKVRPELLNLYDGLNIKYEAEILEVKEDSVVFRVDMMQILAMKQDGKGFILPNSFFSKPLCADIINYNITDKSVTFSNFSLNTTMYAYKRKFQRILPNRFTKTIIKGKQDKIEGSLYDVSEGGISVLSSQSANFKDNEELEVNFDLLMSEKMVKRVSLRLKLVTEITYKGYIRYCMKLIDDDETIKYFTQKRIKETLDELRSRINLYE, from the coding sequence ATGGATTTTAAAGGCAGGCAAGAGCTTGTAATAAATTGCGAAGATAGCATACTTAAATTAAGAGATAAATTTATCGATGACGGTATCAAATTTTGTAGGCAACTAACATTTATCGTACCGCACGATCAGGTAAAAATTTGCCTTGAAAATATCTTTGATACACTACTTATTCAAAAGCCAAATGCTACACAGCTACAAGATGATTTGAATAATCTAATACCAAAATCAAATGCAAGAGATGAATTAATCAATTTTCTACTTTTAAATTTGACCTTAAATTTTAGTCACTCTTGCGACAATAGCACTTTCGTAGGTTATTTCGTAAATGCCGTTTCAAGAATCAAAGAAATTTTATGTGGTGCCAAAGATCAGCAAGAAACAAATGTAAAAGACATGATCGAAACCGGAACATTTTTTTATGAAGATCCGATCAATACTTTCACTCGCATGAAAAAAGCCAAGGTAAGGCCAGAGCTTTTAAATTTATATGATGGACTAAATATAAAATATGAGGCTGAAATTTTAGAAGTTAAAGAAGATAGTGTCGTTTTTCGCGTGGATATGATGCAAATTTTAGCCATGAAGCAAGACGGCAAAGGTTTTATTTTGCCAAATAGCTTTTTCTCAAAGCCTTTGTGTGCAGATATCATAAATTATAATATAACAGATAAAAGTGTTACTTTTTCAAATTTCTCGCTAAATACAACAATGTATGCGTACAAAAGAAAATTCCAACGTATTTTACCAAATCGTTTTACCAAAACTATTATCAAAGGCAAACAAGACAAGATAGAAGGTAGTCTTTATGATGTTTCCGAAGGCGGCATAAGTGTATTAAGTTCACAATCTGCAAATTTTAAAGATAACGAAGAATTAGAAGTCAATTTTGATCTCTTGATGTCTGAAAAAATGGTAAAAAGAGTTTCTTTAAGGCTAAAATTAGTTACTGAAATAACCTATAAAGGTTACATTAGATACTGTATGAAGCTTATCGATGATGATGAAACGATAAAATATTTTACGCAAAAACGTATAAAAGAGACGCTTGACGAGCTTCGCTCACGTATAAATTTATACGAATAA
- a CDS encoding chemotaxis protein CheX produces MRKVIDEATSYLCKDTLGLDLEAGKSLGKGFYGASIPVYKGKSEYHFYLFFKKDTLKIFMNAFFGHEDVDGGDLDDLCKEIANQIIGKAKNLLNEKEPNAYKLGTPEFLGEVENFGIKLKEKFVYKIKNRTFQIGYDIQ; encoded by the coding sequence ATGAGAAAAGTTATAGATGAAGCTACAAGCTATCTTTGCAAGGATACTTTAGGGCTAGATTTAGAAGCTGGTAAGAGCCTTGGCAAGGGATTTTACGGAGCTAGCATACCAGTCTATAAGGGCAAAAGCGAGTATCATTTTTACCTATTTTTTAAAAAAGATACTTTGAAAATTTTCATGAATGCCTTTTTTGGTCACGAAGATGTTGATGGTGGTGATCTAGACGATCTTTGCAAAGAGATAGCCAATCAGATCATTGGCAAAGCTAAAAATTTACTAAATGAAAAAGAGCCAAATGCTTATAAGCTTGGAACGCCTGAATTTTTAGGCGAAGTTGAAAATTTTGGTATCAAACTAAAAGAGAAATTTGTATATAAAATAAAAAATAGAACATTTCAAATAGGCTACGACATACAATGA
- a CDS encoding excinuclease ABC subunit A: MKFILFFLLFATQILASNLLTYNIYERADRVDIMLSFDAPYEGNIFQKREKDTTSLILNSLNYDQSASKDINSKIIQELEIEPKQNSLVLNLRSNDAIIVNASKTTDSFGLRIRVTLKNAKPQIQNMPQASAKIETPSTPKMDEEPMLNIDSRYFIVLSVLIALLVFLYVFKRYITSKSNDFGGFKTPRNQSQNDTKSMNWLLKNQNSGVNIIYEKYLDRTNKLMLLSYENRRYLVIVGSSNVMLDSFGEDKIQNEQDFAIFFEENKKKLSSFLEERKNSLSNYKDKMSGEF; encoded by the coding sequence ATGAAATTTATACTATTTTTCTTACTTTTTGCAACTCAAATTTTAGCTTCAAACCTATTAACTTACAATATCTATGAACGTGCTGATAGAGTCGATATTATGCTTAGTTTTGATGCACCTTATGAAGGAAATATCTTTCAAAAGCGCGAAAAAGACACAACATCTTTGATATTAAATTCGCTAAATTACGATCAAAGTGCTAGTAAAGACATAAACTCAAAGATTATTCAAGAGCTTGAGATAGAACCAAAGCAAAACTCACTTGTCTTAAATTTGCGCTCAAACGATGCTATTATCGTAAATGCTTCAAAGACGACTGATAGTTTTGGGCTCCGCATTCGTGTAACTCTAAAAAATGCAAAACCTCAAATACAAAATATGCCTCAAGCTAGTGCAAAAATAGAGACCCCTAGCACTCCAAAGATGGATGAAGAGCCTATGCTGAATATAGACTCAAGGTATTTTATAGTTTTAAGTGTGCTTATTGCGCTTCTTGTATTTTTATATGTATTTAAAAGATATATTACTTCAAAGAGTAATGATTTTGGCGGATTTAAAACACCTAGAAATCAGTCTCAAAATGATACAAAATCAATGAACTGGCTACTTAAAAATCAAAATAGTGGCGTAAATATCATCTATGAAAAATATCTTGATCGTACGAATAAACTAATGTTACTAAGCTATGAAAATAGGCGTTATTTAGTGATAGTTGGTAGCTCAAATGTAATGCTTGATAGCTTTGGTGAAGACAAGATACAAAATGAGCAGGATTTTGCTATATTTTTTGAAGAGAACAAGAAAAAACTAAGCTCATTTTTAGAAGAGCGAAAAAATAGTTTAAGTAACTATAAAGATAAAATGAGCGGAGAATTTTAG
- the plsY gene encoding glycerol-3-phosphate 1-O-acyltransferase PlsY has protein sequence MQNLILYAVSYLLGSIPSGLILAKIFGHVDIKKEGSKSIGATNVLRVLKQTNPKLAKKLAILTVVCDVLKGVLPLIIASLLGASQSVLWTMAVLSVAGHCFSIFLGFQGGKGVATGAGVLAFFLPVEIIIALVVWFLVGKFLKISSLASLCALIALIASSFIIHPELDEIYTHAPILIIAFLVVYKHIPNIVRLISGKEKKVV, from the coding sequence ATGCAAAATTTAATACTTTATGCCGTTAGCTACCTGCTTGGTAGCATCCCATCAGGGCTCATACTAGCAAAAATTTTTGGACATGTTGATATAAAAAAAGAGGGCAGCAAAAGCATAGGCGCGACAAATGTTTTAAGGGTTTTAAAGCAAACAAACCCAAAACTCGCCAAAAAGCTAGCCATTTTAACCGTAGTTTGTGACGTATTAAAGGGCGTTTTGCCACTCATCATAGCCTCTTTGCTTGGAGCTAGCCAAAGCGTGCTTTGGACGATGGCAGTTTTAAGCGTTGCGGGGCATTGTTTTTCTATATTTTTGGGCTTTCAAGGTGGCAAAGGCGTGGCAACCGGAGCTGGCGTGCTCGCATTTTTCTTACCAGTTGAGATAATAATCGCTCTTGTCGTTTGGTTTTTAGTCGGTAAATTTTTAAAGATAAGCTCTCTAGCCTCGCTATGCGCGCTGATAGCTCTCATCGCATCAAGCTTTATCATCCACCCAGAGTTAGATGAAATTTACACACATGCTCCGATACTAATCATCGCATTTTTGGTGGTTTATAAACACATACCAAATATCGTTCGTTTAATATCCGGTAAGGAGAAAAAAGTCGTATGA
- a CDS encoding ATP-binding protein, whose translation MKTIQENLKLFYIGLKDKEPFFYKNKDLTTHAAIIGMTGSGKTGLGITLLEEACIDNIPSIIIDPKGDITNLALTFPQMRPEDFLPYVDEAEAANKGQSVEEFAASQAELWRNGIESSFQDLERVKILKDSASFNIYTPKSSAGIGVALLSDFACPNISDEEIFSNYINSLAASVLSLIGMSSEDMSSKEQLLISTIFESKFKEQKDVSIEELINFIANPPFKKIGVFDVDTFYPSSERLKLAMKINALIASPSFKGWTQGVRLEISKMLFDENGKAKCNIFTISHLNDAERMFFVTLLLNEIIAWMRGTEGTSSLRAILYMDEIFGFFPPNANPPSKTPMLTLLKQARAFGLGCVLSTQNPVDLDYKGLSNIGTWFIGRLQTAQDKARVIDGLSGIAGSSLDKASLENLISNLAKRNFLLKNINEDGLNVISTRWALSYLKGPLSREQISNLMKDKKENLSSPSVDKSEMKFSAKPIISSAITQLYANSKSLTPNLLASAKVRIYDTKKGIDSVCEVSYLYELSEDDKEPNWSEASEGMHVDASENEPSGASFAAVPNFITSAKNFDALEKDFKEFLYRNFKFNTFEAMGIYSKENESKEEFFIRLQDKCNEILEEQTAKLTAKFEKEQKSLQDKLNKALAKLDKEQKEMTTSGLDAAINIGASILGAIFGNKLLSRQNAGKIASSARSANRVLKERSDVKLSEQSVNDINLAISELEEKFAQECDALKEANDVKNITINETQISPKKSDIYDEKVVLLWR comes from the coding sequence GTGAAAACCATACAAGAGAATTTAAAACTTTTTTACATCGGACTAAAAGATAAAGAGCCATTTTTTTATAAAAACAAGGACCTAACCACTCACGCAGCCATTATCGGTATGACTGGTAGCGGCAAAACGGGCCTTGGTATCACGCTTTTAGAAGAGGCCTGCATAGACAACATCCCCTCTATCATCATCGATCCAAAGGGCGATATCACAAATTTAGCCCTCACCTTTCCGCAGATGAGGCCGGAGGATTTTTTACCATACGTCGATGAAGCAGAAGCAGCCAACAAAGGTCAAAGCGTAGAGGAATTTGCCGCCTCTCAGGCCGAGCTTTGGAGAAACGGCATAGAGTCGAGCTTTCAAGACCTTGAGCGAGTAAAAATTTTAAAAGATAGCGCTAGCTTTAATATCTACACACCAAAAAGCTCAGCTGGCATAGGTGTGGCGCTACTTAGCGACTTTGCCTGCCCAAATATTAGTGACGAAGAAATTTTTAGCAACTATATAAACTCACTCGCAGCGTCGGTGCTATCGCTTATTGGCATGAGTTCAGAGGATATGAGCTCAAAAGAACAGCTGCTTATATCCACTATATTTGAGAGCAAATTTAAAGAGCAAAAAGACGTCAGCATCGAAGAGCTCATAAATTTCATAGCAAATCCGCCGTTTAAAAAGATAGGCGTTTTTGACGTGGATACCTTTTATCCAAGCAGTGAGCGCCTAAAGCTTGCCATGAAGATAAACGCACTCATCGCAAGCCCAAGCTTTAAGGGCTGGACACAGGGCGTTAGACTTGAAATTTCAAAGATGCTTTTTGACGAAAACGGTAAAGCAAAGTGTAATATCTTTACGATCTCACATCTAAATGACGCTGAAAGGATGTTTTTTGTCACCCTTTTACTAAACGAGATCATCGCGTGGATGCGCGGCACAGAGGGCACTAGCTCACTTAGAGCGATCCTATACATGGATGAAATTTTTGGCTTCTTTCCGCCAAACGCAAACCCTCCGTCAAAAACGCCTATGCTCACGCTCTTAAAACAAGCCCGTGCATTTGGTTTAGGCTGCGTCTTAAGCACGCAAAACCCGGTCGATCTTGACTACAAAGGCCTTAGCAACATCGGCACTTGGTTCATCGGCCGCCTCCAAACAGCGCAGGACAAAGCCCGCGTGATCGACGGGCTAAGCGGCATCGCAGGCTCAAGCTTAGACAAAGCCTCGCTTGAAAATCTCATATCAAATTTAGCCAAAAGAAATTTCTTACTCAAAAATATAAACGAGGACGGCCTAAACGTCATCTCCACGCGCTGGGCACTTAGCTATCTAAAAGGTCCGTTAAGCCGTGAGCAAATTTCAAATTTAATGAAAGATAAAAAAGAAAATTTAAGTAGTCCAAGCGTGGATAAAAGCGAGATGAAATTTAGCGCAAAACCTATCATCTCAAGTGCGATCACGCAGCTTTATGCTAACTCAAAAAGTCTTACACCAAATTTGCTAGCAAGCGCAAAAGTGAGAATTTACGACACTAAAAAGGGCATAGACAGCGTTTGTGAGGTGAGCTATCTTTACGAGCTTAGTGAAGATGACAAAGAACCAAACTGGAGCGAGGCTAGCGAAGGCATGCACGTTGATGCGAGCGAAAATGAACCAAGCGGTGCAAGCTTTGCTGCTGTGCCAAATTTCATAACGAGCGCTAAAAATTTTGACGCTTTAGAGAAAGATTTTAAAGAGTTTTTGTATAGAAATTTCAAATTTAATACCTTTGAAGCGATGGGAATTTACTCAAAAGAAAACGAGTCAAAAGAGGAGTTTTTCATAAGACTTCAAGATAAGTGCAATGAAATTTTAGAGGAGCAAACCGCAAAACTCACGGCTAAATTTGAAAAAGAGCAAAAAAGCTTGCAAGACAAGCTAAACAAGGCTCTAGCAAAGCTTGATAAAGAGCAAAAAGAGATGACCACAAGTGGGCTTGATGCTGCCATAAATATAGGCGCTAGCATACTTGGAGCGATATTTGGCAACAAGCTTTTATCTCGTCAAAATGCGGGCAAAATCGCATCAAGTGCAAGAAGCGCTAATAGAGTCTTAAAAGAGCGAAGTGATGTAAAGCTTAGTGAGCAAAGTGTAAATGATATAAATTTAGCCATAAGCGAGCTTGAAGAGAAATTTGCACAAGAGTGCGATGCGTTAAAAGAAGCAAATGATGTTAAAAACATCACGATAAACGAAACGCAAATTTCACCAAAGAAAAGCGATATCTATGACGAGAAAGTCGTACTTTTGTGGAGATGA
- the fliN gene encoding flagellar motor switch protein FliN — translation MSDESAIETLEQLGLFKSYDELMDISVDFIAELGTTTVSINELLKFEAGSVIDLEKPAGESVELYINNRIFGKGEVMVYEKNLAIRINEILDSKSVIQYFKKELL, via the coding sequence ATGAGCGACGAGAGTGCGATAGAGACACTAGAGCAGCTAGGGCTTTTTAAGAGCTATGATGAGCTTATGGATATAAGTGTTGATTTTATAGCTGAGCTAGGAACTACCACAGTTAGCATAAATGAGCTTTTGAAATTTGAAGCTGGCTCTGTTATAGACCTCGAAAAACCAGCTGGTGAGAGTGTGGAGCTATATATAAATAATAGAATTTTTGGAAAAGGCGAAGTAATGGTTTATGAGAAAAATTTAGCCATCAGGATAAATGAAATTTTGGATTCAAAGTCAGTTATTCAGTACTTCAAAAAAGAACTTTTATGA
- a CDS encoding Ppx/GppA phosphatase family protein gives MAKRTAVIDLGSNSMRMAIFERTSRLAFFILAEYKTKVRLGEGGYGSNNEISESSMEKALKAFSEFSNIIESYKCNKVLCVGTSALRDAPNANVLISLLRKKLGINLKVIDGKEEATFGAIAAKNLLHNIDECVTIDIGGGSTELARISKGKILDTLSLDIGTVRLKELFFDKKNLNKLPKFLEQVTKQIDERFKCQNIIAIGGSLRAISSAIMSKNSYPLSSLHGFCYKLSDEQAYIESIANISVLELNKFPIKKDRYDTIREGAHIFLALAKALNAKNIITSGVGVREGVFLKDFLRPSLKFPQNFNPSIKSLQDRFILSCNKSVTRYAKDIFMVLKKLHGLSDNYLEVLLVAAKLHNVGQEIGFYGDHKNSAYIVLNALNYGFSHEQKALIAVVIGTNGKKNIYEFERYKNLLPKAECIRWLSFILSLAKALDLTCERLNLNFEFSGHTLKIEGAKEFAMAKEEIKKITKPEIFAISFV, from the coding sequence ATGGCAAAAAGAACCGCAGTAATCGACCTTGGCTCAAATTCTATGCGAATGGCGATATTTGAGAGAACGTCGCGTTTAGCGTTTTTTATACTAGCTGAGTATAAAACGAAAGTGCGTCTAGGCGAAGGCGGATATGGTTCAAACAATGAAATATCCGAAAGTTCAATGGAAAAAGCACTAAAGGCTTTTAGCGAATTTTCAAATATCATAGAAAGCTACAAATGCAATAAAGTCTTATGTGTTGGCACTTCAGCACTTAGGGACGCTCCAAACGCAAATGTTCTGATCTCTCTTTTAAGAAAAAAACTTGGCATAAATTTAAAAGTCATAGACGGCAAAGAAGAGGCTACTTTTGGTGCGATCGCAGCCAAAAATTTACTCCATAACATCGATGAATGCGTCACTATCGATATCGGTGGCGGATCAACTGAACTTGCCAGAATAAGCAAAGGCAAAATATTAGATACGCTCTCGCTTGACATTGGCACAGTTAGGTTAAAAGAGCTTTTTTTTGATAAGAAAAACTTAAATAAATTGCCAAAATTTTTAGAACAAGTTACAAAACAGATAGATGAGCGATTTAAATGCCAAAATATAATCGCTATTGGTGGCTCTCTTAGAGCGATATCATCTGCTATAATGAGCAAAAATTCATACCCCCTTTCTTCGCTTCATGGCTTTTGCTATAAGCTTAGCGACGAGCAAGCCTATATCGAGAGCATCGCAAATATTAGCGTGCTTGAGCTAAATAAATTTCCTATTAAAAAAGACAGATACGACACCATTAGAGAGGGTGCACATATCTTTTTGGCCCTCGCCAAAGCTCTAAATGCCAAAAATATTATAACAAGTGGGGTTGGCGTAAGAGAGGGAGTGTTCTTAAAAGATTTTTTACGCCCTAGCCTTAAATTTCCGCAAAATTTTAATCCAAGTATCAAAAGTTTGCAAGATCGTTTTATATTATCATGCAATAAATCGGTCACAAGATATGCAAAAGATATATTTATGGTATTAAAAAAGCTTCATGGTCTAAGCGATAACTATCTTGAAGTGCTTTTAGTTGCTGCAAAACTTCACAATGTTGGTCAAGAGATTGGCTTTTATGGCGATCATAAAAACTCAGCCTATATAGTCCTAAATGCCTTAAATTATGGCTTTTCGCATGAACAAAAAGCATTGATTGCAGTAGTAATTGGCACAAACGGAAAGAAAAATATCTATGAATTTGAGCGATATAAAAATTTACTTCCAAAAGCCGAGTGTATAAGATGGCTGAGTTTTATACTCTCACTTGCAAAGGCACTTGATCTAACCTGTGAAAGGCTAAATCTAAACTTCGAATTTAGTGGGCATACGCTAAAAATAGAAGGCGCAAAAGAATTTGCTATGGCAAAAGAAGAGATAAAAAAGATCACAAAGCCTGAAATTTTTGCTATTTCGTTTGTATAA